The Sphingobacteriales bacterium nucleotide sequence GATGAAGTTGAGAAAGTTGAAGATAAAATTGAATTTAAAACTGAAACCATTATTCAAGAAGCAGAAAGTAAAATAGATTTAGTTGCTGATGATATCGAAGAAGTTGAAGAAAAGATTGAATTTAATAAGCAAAATTTGATTAACGAATACGAATCCATTATCAACAGAAGATCTTTGAGTGATGCTATTGCATTGAATGATAAATTTATTTTTGTAAGAGAATTATTTGGTAGTCAATTTACAGAATACGAAAATAACATCAAAAAAATTGATGAATTTTCATCACATCAAGAAGCAATAGATTATTGTAAAAATATACTTAGTCCAAAATACAATTGGGAAAACAAACAAAGTATTGCTGGTAGATTTTTCGAATTATTGAGTAAAAACTTTAAACAATAGTATCCTTTTTAATTTCCTTCCAAATTATATCGCTTGATGATTTTGATTGATTAAAAAAAGAATTCCATTTTACTTTCAATTCAAAATTAATCTTTTTATTATTTTTATAATATTCAATTATATTCATTAAATCTTCTTTTGTTTTTACAACATCAATTAGTTTTAAATTAATTGCTTGTTGTATATGATATTCACTCCTAAATTTTGGACCAACAATTATTGGAATTCCAAATACAGCAGGCTCAAACACATTGTGTAGTTTCCCATTGAAACCACCACCAACAAAAGCAATATCAGCATACTGATAGATACTCTTTAGATTTCCATATACATCAACCATCAACAAATTTCCATTTATCTCATTTTTTGAGTACAAACCAATTCTATCATCAAAATAGTTTTGATATTGTTGTAAAACATGTTCATTATACTCATGTGGTACCAAAATTATTTTCATTGCAGATTGATTGTTTTTATAAATATTGGCAACATATTCAACTTCTTCAATATAACAACTACCTAAGACAATTGTAAAAGCATCAGCACAAAAAGTATGTACTAGATTATCTTCTGTATGTTCAATGTTATTATCAATTACGGATTGAAGTCTTAAACTATTATCATAATCAAAAAATATTTTTTTAATATATTTATTTGTATATTTAATATACATATTATAAAACATATTTTTACCATCAAGTTTATCCGATTCTACAAGAAAAATATCAATATTATTTTGATGCGTTATTCTTAATAAATTCAACCATCTTTCATTCTTTACAAGAATTAAACATTTTGGATTTATTCTATCAATTATAAACTGAATATTATTTGAATATTCTTTTGGAAATAGAAAAAAAGAATCTATTTTATCATCAAAAAGATGTAAAAAGTTAAAAATAGAAACTGAAAAAAAAGAAACTACAATTTTCACATCAGGATTCTCATTTTTTATTGTTTGAATTAAGGGCAAAGCCATTCTTAGTTCACCAACTGATGCCACATGTATCCAAACACTGCTTTCATATTTTGCGAACTCAAACTTTTGTTTTTTCCATTTATTCTGATATCTTACCCAAGTAGAGAATTTATCATTAAAAAAGCTACATATATAAATAAAAACATAGTATATGTATAATATTATATTATAAAAAAGCACTATAAGTACATCAATTATAGACATGCAACTAAATGTTATTCTTTTCACACTAAATAAGAGACAAATTGTATAAAAATACACTTAATATTTTTATATTTGCTACAATATAAGTTTTATTAAAAGTATGATTGAATCATTAAAAGCAAAACAAAATAAAATAGGTGTAATTGGATTAGGATATGTAGGATTGCCAATTGCCTTAGAATTAGCAAAAAAATTCTCAGTTATTGGCTTCGACATTAGTGAAAAACGTGTAGAATTGATGAAGAATAACATTGATCCAAGCAATGAATTAGATGCAACTTCATTCCAAAATTGTGACATTACATTTACAGCAAATATTGATGATTTAAGTACAGCCACTTTTTTTATAGTAGCAGTGCCAACGCCAGTAGATGAACACAGAGTACCAGATTTAAAACCATTAATTGGTGCCTCAACAACAATTGGTAAAGTAATTAAAAAAGGTGATTACGTAGTTTTTGAATCTACAGTTTATCCAGGTTGCACTGAAGAAGATTGCGTACCAATCATTGAAAAATTATCAGGACTAAAATCAGTTACAGATTTTAAAGTTGGCTATTCACCCGAAAGAATAAATCCTGGTGATACTTTACACACATTAACAAAAATTACAAAAATTGTATCTGGTTGCGATGATGAATCATTAGAAGTAATAGCTGATGTATATAATTCAATTATTGAACCAGGTGTGTATAAAGCATCAAGTATCAAAGTTGCAGAAGCAGCAAAAGTAATTGAGAATACACAAAGAGATTTGAATATTGCATTGATGAATGAGCTTTCTCAAGTATTCAATAGAATGAATATTAATACCTATGATGTATTAGAAGCAGCAGGTACAAAATGGAATTTCTTGAAATTTCAACCAGGTTTAGTAGGTGGACATTGTATTGGTGTTGACCCATATTACCTAACATACAAATCAATGGAATTAGGTTATGAGCCAAAAATAATTTTAAGTGGAAGAGGCATAAATGATGGAATGCCACAATATATAGCGAAAAAAATTGTTCAAAATTGGCTAAGTAATGGAAAAAACCCAGCAGACTGCAAAGTTTTAATCATGGGTGCAACTTTCAAAGAAAACGTTACAGATATTAGAAACTCTAAAGTTTTTGATTTGGTTAAAGAACTCAAAGAATATAATATTAAAGTTGATATAATTGACCCACATGCAGATGCAGATGAAGTAGCACATGAATACAATACACCATTAAACAAAAATGCAGATGGCAAATATGATGCTATAATTGTTTCTGTAGCACATCTAGAATATACAAAACTTCAAGAAGAAGATTTCATAAGCATTGCAAACCAAGATGCCATTTTGGTAGACTTAAAAAATATTTACAAAAATAAGATTAGCAAAATTAAACACTGGACGCTTTAAAAATAACAACAATGAAAAAAACTATTTTGATTACTGGCGGAGCAGGATTCATTGGGTCACATGTCATAAGACTATTTGTGAATAAATATCCAGAATATCAAATAATAAATTTAGACAAACTGACTTATGCTGGAAATCTCGAAAACCTAAAAGATATTGAGCATGCTCCAAATTATACATTTATTAAAGCTGATATTGTAGATAAAAATCAAATAGACAAAATTTTTTCAGATAATAACATAGATTCAGTTATACACCTAGCAGCAGAATCACATGTAGATAGATCAATCAGCAATCCATTAGAATTTATTATGACAAATGTGGTTGGAACTGTAAATCTATTAAATGCAGCAAAAGAAAAATGGAAAGGAAATTTTGAAAATAAATTATTCTACCATGTATCAACAGATGAAGTTTATGGTTCGCTTGGCGAAACTGGACTT carries:
- a CDS encoding nucleotide sugar dehydrogenase — encoded protein: MIESLKAKQNKIGVIGLGYVGLPIALELAKKFSVIGFDISEKRVELMKNNIDPSNELDATSFQNCDITFTANIDDLSTATFFIVAVPTPVDEHRVPDLKPLIGASTTIGKVIKKGDYVVFESTVYPGCTEEDCVPIIEKLSGLKSVTDFKVGYSPERINPGDTLHTLTKITKIVSGCDDESLEVIADVYNSIIEPGVYKASSIKVAEAAKVIENTQRDLNIALMNELSQVFNRMNINTYDVLEAAGTKWNFLKFQPGLVGGHCIGVDPYYLTYKSMELGYEPKIILSGRGINDGMPQYIAKKIVQNWLSNGKNPADCKVLIMGATFKENVTDIRNSKVFDLVKELKEYNIKVDIIDPHADADEVAHEYNTPLNKNADGKYDAIIVSVAHLEYTKLQEEDFISIANQDAILVDLKNIYKNKISKIKHWTL